The Gemmatimonas sp. UBA7669 genome contains the following window.
CGTTGCAACCAGCGGGCTTCGACTTCGGGCGGGTCTACGCGGCCTATGGCGGCGTGTTCGTCGTGATGTCCGTGCTGTGGGGATGGCGCGTCGACGGGATCAAACCAGATGCGGCCACCGTGGCGGGCGCCGCGATCTGTCTCATTGGCGTTGGTGTAATCATGTACTGGCCGCGCCCAGCATAGAGGATGGCGCCACCGCTCAATCATCGCGCCGCACCTCGACAACGTGTCAGTTGCGACAGCCGCGTGGAGCTACACCGAAACCTCAGACGACGTCGGTGCGAGTGGACCTGCGGCCACCCACCCAACGGTTCACCGTCCGAGCGTAGGACTCAAACGGGGCACCAAATCGCGCCCGCAGGGCCATCTCCTCCGCCGGGATCTGCACGCGATCTAAGTAGGCGGTCAGCACTCCTGGCCCGAGCAGCGCGAGAGGCGAACCCAAAGCCACCGCCGCGCCGGCCGCAATGGTCACGAAACCCACGTACATCGGATTGCGAGTCCAACGGTAGACCCCCTCGGCGACGAGTGTCGTGGCGCGCTCCGGGTAGCGCGGATCGACGGTCGTGCGCTGTCGGCGGAACGCTGCGACGCCCGAGGCGGCCACGGCCAGGCCGCCAGCGGCAAAGAGACCGCCGAGCAGTCGGAGCGCGCCCGATGGACGAGCGAAGGGATCGGCAACGGCAGCCGCGGCGCTCAACGCCATGGCGCCGAAAAGCATGAGGATCGGGGGAATTCGCATTGCAGTGAGATGGGAGTTCCGGGAGCGATTGCGCGCGGGCTTGCACGGCGCGAACTGATGCCATTTGGTGGGCGCGCCATCGACAGACGAAGAAGATGCGGCGCTGGTCTCGGCCACCATCAGCGTTCAGGCGTGAGCGTCGAACCCTGGGGTTGTGCGAGCGCCACTGTCCGCGCCGGTACTGAAGTACCAGACGGATCACGATGTGCAGATCTCAGTGACGCCGCCATGCGGTCGATCACATCGTCCGAAGCTGCGTGTTCCAGTCGCTCTGCCTCGTCATCTGCATCCTCACGAGAAACGTTGAGTACCGCGCCGAGATAGCAGGAGAGAATGTTGTGTCGGCGGAGCGTGCGGAGAGCCACCCGTTGACCCTCCGCTGTCAACTGCACGCGGTGGTCTGATTGGCGGACTGCCAGTCCTGCTTCCGCCAATCGTCCAAGCATCCCGCTCACGCTTGCTCGCGCCAGGCCAA
Protein-coding sequences here:
- a CDS encoding metal-dependent transcriptional regulator, encoding MNELSAAAEDCLKAIHKFAGHDGAAAIHELAPHLGLARASVSGMLGRLAEAGLAVRQSDHRVQLTAEGQRVALRTLRRHNILSCYLGAVLNVSREDADDEAERLEHAASDDVIDRMAASLRSAHRDPSGTSVPARTVALAQPQGSTLTPER
- a CDS encoding YnfA family protein; protein product: MRILQSLVLFLVAGLMEIGGGYLVWLWLRNDRSVWLGALGGLLLFLYGVLPTLQPAGFDFGRVYAAYGGVFVVMSVLWGWRVDGIKPDAATVAGAAICLIGVGVIMYWPRPA
- a CDS encoding methyltransferase family protein; protein product: MRIPPILMLFGAMALSAAAAVADPFARPSGALRLLGGLFAAGGLAVAASGVAAFRRQRTTVDPRYPERATTLVAEGVYRWTRNPMYVGFVTIAAGAAVALGSPLALLGPGVLTAYLDRVQIPAEEMALRARFGAPFESYARTVNRWVGGRRSTRTDVV